From one Planktothrix agardhii NIES-204 genomic stretch:
- a CDS encoding hypothetical protein (protein of unknown function DUF820) produces the protein MVQLLTKTYSFEEYLAYDDGTDNKYELVNGELKLMPTASGFHALILHFIFKILEQEIDNLKQQWKVMPGTVGVRTAKKKSRIPDLVILSESQCQELRKMSAAVLEAPPLLAVEIVSPGNSDDDYRYKRSEYAVREIPEYWIIDPKTEKISVLLLVAGFYEVTEFTGEQEIKSLLFPELKLTSKQVFQV, from the coding sequence ATGGTTCAATTACTAACTAAAACCTATTCCTTTGAAGAATATTTAGCTTATGACGATGGCACGGATAACAAATATGAATTAGTTAATGGAGAATTAAAACTTATGCCTACTGCCAGTGGTTTTCATGCTTTGATCTTACATTTTATCTTTAAGATTTTAGAACAAGAAATTGACAACCTTAAACAGCAGTGGAAAGTAATGCCTGGTACAGTAGGAGTAAGAACAGCTAAAAAGAAATCAAGGATTCCTGATTTAGTCATTTTGTCAGAAAGTCAATGTCAAGAACTCCGAAAAATGTCCGCCGCCGTTTTAGAAGCACCTCCCCTGTTAGCCGTAGAAATTGTTAGTCCGGGTAATTCTGATGATGATTACCGTTATAAGCGTTCTGAATATGCGGTTAGAGAAATTCCTGAATATTGGATTATTGACCCAAAAACAGAAAAAATCTCGGTTTTATTATTAGTTGCTGGTTTTTATGAAGTTACAGAATTTACGGGTGAACAGGAAATTAAGTCTTTACTTTTTCCTGAATTAAAGTTGACATCTAAACAGGTTTTTCAGGTATAA
- a CDS encoding hypothetical protein (conserved hypothetical protein): protein MRILLDTNIILDSLLARMPFFEDADRLFQAIRSGQIIGYVTATTLTDIFYIVKKQRNSQIGKQYVSDLLLTLEVCAVNQDILKTALALNLDDFEDAVQLACAMNENLDAIITRDLQGFVNSPITILSPGELLASLSELS, encoded by the coding sequence ATGAGGATATTACTAGATACTAATATTATTTTAGATAGTTTACTGGCTAGGATGCCCTTTTTTGAAGATGCTGATCGGTTATTTCAGGCAATTCGATCCGGTCAAATCATCGGTTATGTAACAGCAACGACATTAACTGATATTTTTTATATTGTCAAAAAACAGAGAAATTCCCAAATCGGTAAACAGTATGTTTCTGATTTGTTATTAACATTGGAAGTTTGTGCTGTTAATCAAGATATTCTTAAAACAGCACTGGCTTTAAATTTAGACGATTTTGAAGATGCAGTGCAACTTGCTTGTGCAATGAATGAAAACTTGGATGCAATTATTACCCGTGATTTGCAAGGATTTGTTAACTCTCCCATTACTATTTTATCCCCAGGGGAACTATTAGCCAGTTTATCTGAATTGTCATAA
- a CDS encoding hypothetical protein (protein of unknown function DUF820) — translation MITSEPIILSFKNVTLTNEQFYQLCQDNENWQLERTVKGELVIMPPVGGVNGNRESDLNADLVIWNRQTQLGKVFSSSTIFRLPNGGDRSPDVAWVAKESWELLTAEEQEKFPPICPDFVMELRSRTDSLTQLQAKMQEYLNSGLRLGWLINPQEQQVEIYRPNQALEIVKLPTTLSGENVLPEFILNLPIF, via the coding sequence ATGATTACTTCAGAACCGATCATTTTAAGTTTTAAAAATGTCACCTTAACCAACGAGCAATTTTATCAACTTTGCCAAGATAATGAAAATTGGCAACTCGAACGAACTGTCAAAGGAGAATTAGTAATTATGCCCCCCGTTGGTGGAGTCAATGGTAATCGAGAATCAGATTTGAATGCCGATTTAGTGATTTGGAATCGTCAAACTCAACTGGGAAAAGTTTTTAGTTCTTCTACTATATTTCGCTTACCTAATGGTGGCGATCGCTCTCCTGATGTGGCTTGGGTAGCTAAGGAAAGTTGGGAATTACTAACAGCAGAAGAACAAGAAAAATTTCCCCCAATATGTCCTGATTTTGTGATGGAATTGCGTTCTCGCACTGACTCCCTAACCCAACTTCAAGCAAAAATGCAGGAATATCTTAACAGTGGTTTGCGCTTAGGTTGGTTAATTAATCCCCAAGAACAACAAGTAGAAATATATCGTCCTAATCAAGCTCTTGAAATCGTCAAACTACCCACAACTTTATCAGGAGAAAATGTCTTACCAGAATTTATTTTAAACTTACCTATTTTTTGA
- a CDS encoding putative potassium channel protein, with protein sequence MSKITFAEQFRYKFDNFMSKGTIALVSGLALVSFAFILIMGFLVSLARVAPPGDGALNPFEAMWAVLMRTLDAGTMGGDQGWSFRLAMLFVTFGGIFIISTLIGLLSSGIDTKLEDLRKGRSRVIETDHIVILGWSIQIITLINQLILANANRSDTCIVILSPEDKVQMEDRLYNELGKLRQVRLVCRTGNPSNLADLGMVNIQAARSIIILNESLNRSDTHLIKTLLAIKNLPRLESKPYHIVAQVQDLNTLDIIQLIGQDEIEGLLTQDLISRMIVQTCRQSGLSIVYMELLDFAGDEIYIHEEPTLQGKSYGDILLAYLDSAVIGIQSTDGKIQLNPTLDRILQPREKLVVLSEDDSTIRLSGISEFAINRSVMQLTKETAISTPEHTLILGWNAHTPRILAQLDQYVASNSSVTLVSPFSETDIINALNTLNLQQQTLDYYQGSTTDRNVLESLNLEKYHHVIVLSNPELDPEEADAQTLITLLYLRDIADRKNPNIQIVTEMLDTRNQALAQVARPDDFVITEQIISRMLAQVSEQKNLNAVFAELFSPEGSEIYLKPISNYVTINEPINFYTVVEAAKQRGESAIGFRCLKDAKNLARGYGIVINPKKDEVIKFSPKDRIIVLADS encoded by the coding sequence ATGAGTAAAATTACTTTTGCAGAGCAGTTCCGCTACAAGTTTGATAATTTCATGTCAAAAGGCACCATTGCCTTAGTCAGTGGTTTAGCACTGGTGTCCTTCGCCTTTATTCTGATTATGGGATTTTTAGTTAGTCTCGCCAGGGTTGCACCCCCGGGGGATGGCGCACTGAATCCCTTTGAGGCAATGTGGGCTGTTTTAATGCGTACCCTGGATGCGGGAACTATGGGGGGCGACCAGGGATGGTCATTTCGTCTAGCGATGTTATTTGTGACCTTTGGGGGCATATTTATTATTAGTACCCTGATTGGTTTGCTTAGTAGTGGCATTGATACCAAATTAGAAGACCTGCGGAAAGGACGTTCACGGGTGATTGAAACCGATCATATTGTGATTCTGGGTTGGTCAATACAAATTATCACTTTAATTAATCAACTGATTTTAGCTAATGCTAACCGTTCAGATACTTGCATTGTTATTCTCAGTCCTGAAGATAAAGTTCAGATGGAAGATCGGCTCTATAATGAGTTGGGGAAACTGCGTCAAGTTCGCCTCGTTTGTCGTACAGGAAATCCCAGTAATCTAGCGGATTTAGGCATGGTGAATATTCAGGCGGCCCGCTCAATTATTATTTTAAATGAGTCTCTAAACCGATCTGATACTCATTTAATTAAGACTCTTTTAGCAATTAAAAATTTACCCCGTTTAGAATCTAAACCCTATCATATTGTCGCTCAGGTTCAGGATCTTAATACCCTAGATATTATTCAACTGATTGGACAGGATGAAATTGAAGGATTACTGACTCAAGATTTAATTTCCCGCATGATTGTTCAAACTTGCCGTCAATCGGGTTTATCAATTGTTTATATGGAATTATTGGATTTTGCTGGGGATGAAATTTATATTCACGAAGAACCTACTTTACAAGGAAAATCCTATGGAGATATTCTCCTAGCCTATCTTGATTCTGCGGTGATCGGGATACAATCAACCGATGGAAAAATTCAACTTAATCCGACCCTAGATAGGATATTGCAACCGAGAGAAAAATTAGTTGTTTTAAGTGAGGATGATAGCACGATTCGCCTATCTGGTATTTCAGAATTTGCGATTAATCGGAGTGTGATGCAACTGACGAAGGAAACAGCCATCTCGACTCCCGAACATACGTTAATTTTAGGCTGGAATGCTCACACTCCTCGGATTCTAGCTCAACTGGATCAATATGTTGCCAGTAACTCCAGTGTTACCCTGGTTTCACCTTTCTCGGAAACCGATATTATTAACGCCTTAAATACCTTAAATTTACAACAACAAACCCTGGATTATTATCAAGGATCAACGACCGACAGAAATGTTTTAGAGTCTCTCAATTTAGAGAAATATCACCATGTTATTGTGTTGTCTAATCCTGAGTTAGATCCCGAAGAAGCCGACGCTCAAACCTTAATTACCTTGCTCTATCTTCGAGATATTGCCGATCGCAAAAATCCTAATATACAGATTGTTACTGAAATGTTAGATACCCGCAATCAAGCCTTAGCTCAGGTGGCGCGTCCCGATGATTTTGTGATTACTGAACAAATTATTAGTCGGATGTTAGCCCAAGTTTCAGAACAGAAAAACTTAAATGCTGTATTTGCCGAATTATTTAGTCCTGAAGGTTCAGAAATTTACCTTAAACCGATCAGTAATTATGTCACTATTAACGAACCGATTAATTTTTATACCGTTGTTGAAGCGGCTAAACAACGGGGAGAATCAGCGATTGGTTTTCGCTGTTTAAAGGATGCTAAAAATTTAGCCAGAGGTTATGGGATTGTGATCAATCCGAAAAAAGATGAAGTGATAAAATTTTCCCCTAAAGATCGGATTATCGTTTTAGCCGATTCCTGA
- a CDS encoding putative D-xylulose 5-phosphate/D-fructose 6-phosphate phosphoketolase, whose protein sequence is MVSAPDRPMETSNPLSEDELRKIDAYWRACNYLAVGMIYLRENPLLKESLKPSDVKHRLLGHWGSSPGLSFIYIHLNRLIKKYDLDMIYLAGPGHGAPGVLGPVYLEGTYSEIYPNISEDAEGMQKFFKQFSFPGGIGSHCTPETPGSIHEGGELGYSLSHAYGSVFDNPDLISVCVVGDGEAETGALATAWHSNKFLNPIRDGAVLPVLHLNGYKIANPTILSRISHEELEALFKGYGYKPYFVEGCDPALMHQKMADILETAISEIKAIQAEARSTGIAKRPLWPMIVLRSPKGWTGPTEVNGHKVEGFWRSHQVPMADVTTNPTHLKLLEDWMRSYKPEELFDANGRLIPELKTLAPQGTKRMSASPHANGGVLRKNLRLSDFRDYGVPVEYPGKSEVENTNPLGKFLRDVMRNNLQNFRVFGPDETASNRLNAIYEVSKKTWMGDFLPEDLDGSELATDGRVMEILSEHTLEGWLEGYLLTGRHGFFHTYEAFAENMPFADNSFDLVHTSAALHEMNPEQLQQILNEVYRVLKPGGIFTLVDFHSPTNPIFWPGVAMFLWLFETETAWQLLETDLVQLLSQIGFNVNLPKLYAGGSLQVIHGVKPE, encoded by the coding sequence ATGGTATCTGCACCAGATAGACCCATGGAGACGAGTAACCCTCTGAGTGAGGATGAACTGCGTAAGATTGATGCCTACTGGCGAGCTTGTAATTATCTAGCCGTTGGCATGATTTATTTACGAGAAAATCCTTTGTTAAAAGAATCCCTAAAGCCCTCAGATGTCAAACATCGGCTGTTAGGACATTGGGGTTCCAGTCCCGGGTTGAGCTTTATCTACATTCACCTCAACCGACTGATTAAAAAATACGACCTGGATATGATTTATCTAGCTGGCCCAGGTCATGGTGCCCCAGGGGTATTAGGCCCGGTTTACTTAGAAGGAACCTATTCAGAAATTTACCCCAATATCAGCGAAGACGCCGAGGGGATGCAAAAATTCTTTAAACAGTTCTCGTTTCCTGGTGGTATTGGGAGCCACTGTACTCCTGAAACCCCCGGTTCCATCCATGAAGGAGGAGAGCTAGGCTATAGTTTATCTCATGCCTATGGGTCTGTGTTTGATAACCCGGACTTAATCTCCGTTTGCGTCGTTGGGGATGGAGAAGCCGAAACCGGAGCTTTAGCAACTGCTTGGCATTCTAACAAATTTCTGAACCCGATTCGGGATGGGGCCGTATTGCCTGTTCTGCATTTGAATGGCTACAAAATCGCTAACCCCACTATTTTATCGCGGATTAGCCATGAAGAATTGGAAGCCTTATTTAAAGGTTATGGCTATAAACCCTATTTTGTCGAAGGGTGTGACCCCGCATTGATGCACCAAAAAATGGCAGATATCCTGGAAACAGCCATTTCTGAAATTAAAGCCATTCAAGCTGAAGCCCGGTCAACGGGAATTGCTAAACGTCCCCTGTGGCCGATGATTGTATTGCGGAGTCCCAAAGGCTGGACTGGCCCAACGGAGGTCAATGGCCATAAAGTTGAAGGTTTTTGGCGGTCGCACCAAGTGCCGATGGCTGATGTCACCACCAACCCCACCCATCTCAAGTTATTAGAAGATTGGATGCGGAGTTATAAGCCCGAAGAACTGTTTGATGCCAACGGCCGTTTAATTCCCGAACTGAAAACTTTGGCCCCCCAAGGTACAAAACGAATGAGTGCCAGTCCCCATGCAAACGGGGGTGTGCTGCGTAAAAACCTACGATTGTCGGACTTTCGGGACTATGGTGTGCCTGTGGAATACCCCGGTAAGTCCGAGGTGGAAAATACCAACCCCCTAGGAAAATTCCTCCGGGATGTGATGCGAAATAATCTGCAAAATTTCCGCGTATTTGGCCCCGATGAAACGGCTTCTAATCGCTTAAATGCGATATATGAGGTTAGTAAAAAAACCTGGATGGGGGACTTTTTACCAGAGGATTTAGATGGGAGTGAACTGGCAACCGATGGCCGGGTGATGGAAATCCTGAGTGAGCATACCTTAGAAGGATGGTTAGAAGGCTATTTACTCACCGGACGTCATGGATTTTTCCATACTTATGAAGCCTTTGCGGAAAATATGCCCTTTGCCGATAACAGCTTTGACCTGGTGCACACCAGCGCCGCCCTGCACGAAATGAACCCCGAACAGTTGCAGCAAATTCTTAATGAGGTTTACCGCGTTCTGAAACCGGGAGGGATTTTTACCCTGGTTGATTTCCATTCCCCGACTAATCCGATATTTTGGCCGGGGGTAGCCATGTTTCTCTGGTTATTTGAAACGGAAACAGCTTGGCAATTGTTAGAAACAGATTTGGTTCAATTATTATCACAAATTGGCTTTAATGTCAATCTCCCTAAACTTTATGCTGGAGGAAGTTTACAAGTAATTCATGGGGTTAAACCTGAATAG